The nucleotide sequence CGCGCGCCTGTCGGGCGGCCAGCGGCAGCGCGTCGCCATCGCCCGCGCGGTGCTGCGCGATGCGCCCATCCTCCTGCTCGACGAAGCCACCAGCGCACTCGATGCCGAAAGCGAGCGACTGGTGCAGCAGGCGCTCGAGCGGCTGATGACCGATCGCACGACGCTGGTCATCGCCCACCGCCTTGCGACCGTGCGGGCCGCCGACCGGATCGTGGTGATGGAGAATGGACGGATCGTCGAACAGGGCACGCACACCGAACTGCAGGCTGCCGGCGGTCTCTATGCGCGCCTCGCCTCGCTGCAATTCGATGACGTCGCGGCCTGAGCGAGCTTGACCGCACAAGCTCAGCCTGCATTAATCGGTCAAGTATCAAATGAAACTGGGCGTCGCGCGCGGTTCCGTCGTTGCGGCCACAACATTTAGAATTCCGTCGAACTCGCGAATGCAGGGGCTTTCATGATCCGCACGATTTTCAAACTGACCGTTTCCGCTGCCGCGCTCGCACTGGCGGTGCCTTCCGCCGCGCAGGACCAGGCCGAGCGGACACCGCCGCCGCAGATGTCGTTCGGCACCTGGGGCGTCGACCCCTCGGCGCTCGATCCGTCGGTCGATCCCGGCGATGACTTTTTCGCCTACGTCAACGCGAAGTGGCTCAAGAACAACCCGATCCCCGCCGAGTACTCGCGCTACGGCGCCTTCACCATGCTCAGCGAGAAGTCGACCGCGGACGTCGAGAAGCTGGTCGCCGACCTAGCCAAGAGCGACCCGGCACCGGGCACGGCCGAGCGCCGCATTGTCGACGCCTATAACGCCTATCTGAAGACCGATGCCATCGACGCGGCCGGAATGGCTCCGGCGATGCCGTATCTAGAGAAGATCTACCAGGCGCCCGATCTTGCCGCGCTTGTCGAGCTGTTTCCGCAAGCGGGCTTTCCGTCCGTGGTTTCGCCCGGTGTAACCGTCGATCCCAAGGATCCGAACAGCTACATCGTTTCGGTCGGGTTCGACGGGATGGGTTTGCCCGACCGCGATTACTACCTTGTCGACAACGAGCGAAACCGGAAGATTCAAGCCGCCTACAAGGATTACCTGGCGTTCCTGCTCGGCAAGGCGGGATATCAGGACCCCGCGGCTGCGGCCGAATCCGTCTATGCGTTCGAGCATCAGGTTGCCGAGCTCGAATGGGCGCGCGCTTCGCTGCGCGACGACAACGTTACCTACAACAAGCTGACAAAGGCGGACCTGGCGGCGCTGGCGCCGCAATTCCCGACCGAGCGGCTGCTGGCATCCGCGCAATTTGGCGATCAGCCCCAGTTCCTCGTACCGCAGATTCCCCCGACGCCCGAAGAAGTCGAGGAATTCGGCCTCACGCCCGAATTCCTCGCCGGCATCGGCGGCGGAACTCCGGCGATGATGAAGCTGCTCACCAAGACCCCTTTGCCGACGCTCAAGGCCTTCATGGCGGCGAGGTTCCTGTCGAACAATGCGCCGGTTCTGCCGACCGAGATCGACGACGCGAACTTCGCCTTTTACGGCAAGCTGCTGAGCGGGCAGCCGGAGAAGCGGCCCCGCTGGAAGCGCGCAATCGCGGCAACGGAGGGCGAACTCGGCGAGCAACTCGGCCAGCTGTACGTCGCGAAATACTTCCCGCCCGAAAGCAAGCAGGCGATGGACGAGCTTGTCGCCAACCTGCGCAAGGCGCTGGCGACGAGCCTGGAAAGCAACGATTGGATGAGCGAGGCGACCAAGAAGGAAGCGATCGCCAAGCTCGACGCGTTCACGCCCAAGGTCGGCTATCCCGACGAGTTCGAGACCTACGAGGGTCTTGCAATCCGGCCCGACGACGCTCTGGGCAATCGCATTCGCGCCATCGCGTGGAATATCCAGGACAACCGATCGAAGCTGGGCAAGCCTGTCGACAAGACGGAATGGGGCATGCTTCCGCAAACGGTGAACGCCTACTACAACCCGGTCTTCAATGAGATCGTCTTCCCCGCCGCCATCCTGCAGCAGCCGTTCTTCGGCCCCAATGCCGACCCGGCAGTCAATTACGGCGGGATCGGCGCGGTAATCGGCCACGAGATGGGCCACGGCTTCGACGATCAGGGATCCAAGTCCGACGCCACCGGCACGCTGCGCAATTGGTGGCAACCGTCCGACCTCGCCAAGTTCACGCAGCTGGGCGACAAGCTGGCGAACCAGTACGGCAAGTACTGTCCCTACGACGACGGCAAGACATGCGTGAACGGCCGCCTGACACTGGGCGAGAATATCGGCGACATCGGGGGGCTCAGCCTCGCCTACCGGGCTTACAAGATGTCGCTCGGCGGCAAGGAAGCGCCCGTGATCGACGGTCTTACCGGCGATCAGCGCTTTTTCATTTCCTGGGCGCAAGTGTGGCGCTCGATGCAGCGCGAGGCCCTCGGCCGCCAGCGGTTGCTGACCGATCCACACAGCCCCGAGGAGTTCCGCACCAACGGGGCCGTGCGCAATCAGGATGCCTGGTACAAGGCGTTCAACGTTACGCCTTCGGACGATCTCTACCTGCCGCCCGAAGAACGCGTCCACATCTGGTGAAAATCTGCCGCGGCAGGCGGGGCGAGCTTGACTTGTCAGCCTGCCGCGCCATGACCGCCGGCCCATGGGACTGACCCTCACTGCAATCCTGCTCGGAATCGTCGAGGGCCTGACCGAATTCGTTCCGGTCTCTTCCACGGGCCACTTGATCCTGGCGACCGAACTGTTCGGTTACGATGCCGACGAGTGGACGATGTTCAACGTCGTCATCCAGCTCGGCGCGATCCTTGCCGTGGTCTACCAGTATTGGCCGACATTCTGGAGCGCCGGCATGGGCGTGCTGCGGCTCAAACGCCCGGGCCTGATGTTCGCGCGAAACATCCTGCTCGCATTCCTGCCCAGCGCGGTCCTCGGCCTGGCGCTGAAGAACTATATCGACGTCATGCTCGGCAGCCCGATGCTGGTCGGCTGGACGCTGCTGCTTGGCGGCATCGCGATCCTCGGCATCGAGAAACTTGTCGATCCACAGGGCGAGCACGGCGTCGCCGACATGCCGCTGCGCCAGGTCGTCGGGATCGGATTCGCGCAGTGCCTGGCGCTGATCCCGGGAGTCAGCCGTTCGGGCGCCACGATCATGGGCGCGCTGGCGCTCGGCGTGAACCGCAAGACCGCCGCAGAATTCTCGTTCTTCCTGGCGGTGCCCACGATGGTGGGAGCGACCGCGCTCGAGCTGTTCGAAAAGGGCGACCGTCTTACCAACGGCAGCATGCCGGTCGGCTGGGGCGAAATTGCGATCGGTTTCGCGGTCAGCTTCGTGGTTGCGCTGGTCGTGATCCGCGCCTTCGTCGCCTATGTCAGTCGCAACGGATTTGCGCCCTTCGCATGGTATCGCATCGCTGTCGGCCTGGCGGCCATTGCCTGGCTCGGCCTCCGCTAGGATCGCCCACTACGCGGAACGATAGGAACGGCGGGCGATTGGTTCCTGGCAAGGAGACGTGCCTGAACCGCCATGGGACTACCGTTCATCATCGTTGCGGGGCTGGCCATCGGTTGGCTGGCCGCCGTCATCGGGCGCATCGAAGGTTTTCGAGGAATTGCGATTCAACTCGTTGCGGGTCTCGCCGGGGCCCTCGCGGCGGGCTTGCTGATTGCCCCGTTTTTGGGTGCCGGCAATCTTCTTGCTGGAACCTACGGCATAGCTGCGGTGTTGTTGACGCTGGTGGGTGCGACGGTAGTCGTCGCCTTACTGAACGTGCTTGGTCCGAATTTCGCGCGTGGACGCGCGGGGCCAAAGGCATAATACTGCTCGCAAGGGCCGGGTGCTCCGGTCCTGAAACCAAGGGGAATACGAATGAAGAAGTTTATTGCGCTCGCGGCCGTCGCCGCTCTCGGCCTCGGCCTCTCGGCGTGTGACAGTGCGCAGGAGAACGCCGCCGAAGATGCCGGCGAACAGCAGGCCGAAGTGGTGAACGACCAGGCCGAAGCGATGGAAGACGCCGGCCAGATCACCGACGATCAGGCCGATGCCATGACCGAAGCGGCGGAAAACAAGGCCGACGCGATGGAAGAAGCGGCCGAGGACGACACCACCGCCGTCAACTAAGGCTCATCAAACACGTACGCGAAGGCGGCCCCGGAGCGATCCGGGGTCGCCTTTTTCGGTCCGGGCTAGACCGGATCCGCGTCCGACCCGCGGCCGCCGCGCAGGTGGTACTCCTGCGTGCCGCGGTGGAGCACGTCGTCGACGTCGATCACCGCCGCGTTGGCATAGGTGAAGCCAGGATGCAGGTTGCGATAAAGCCGATCGAAATCGCGTTCGACGGTCTGGCGGTAGAGATCCTCGAAACTCTCGATGACGAAGTATGTCGGCTGCAGGTCGCTGATCACGTAATCGGTGCGCATTACCCGGTCGACGTTGAGCATGATCCGGTTGGGCGAGCGCGCTTCGAGCGCGAAAATCGCCTCGCGCGGACCCGAGAGGATGCCGGCGCCGTAGATGCGCAGCTCGTCGCCCTCCTGCATCAAACCGAATTCGACCGTGTACCAGTATAACGCGCCGAGGGCCTTGAGCCGGTTGTAGCGCATCGCCTTCCACCCGGCCTTGCCGTATTCCTGCATGTAATCGGCGAACACCGGGTCGGTGAGCAGCGGGACGTGGCCGAACACGTCGTGGAAGACGTCGGGTTCCTGAATGTAGTCGAAGGTCTCGCGGGTGCGGATGAAATTGCCCGCCGGGAAGCGGCGGTTGGCGAGATGCCAGAAGAACACGTGGTCGGGGATCAGCATGGGCACGGGGACCACGCTCCACCCGGTCAGCTTGCCGAGGTCCTCGGACAGATCGCCGAAATCCGGGACGCCGCCGCGGTTGAGGTGCAGCTTCTGCAAGCCGGCCATGAACGAGCTGCAGGCGCGGCCCGGGAGGATGTCCATCTGCCGCGCGAACAGCTCGTTCCAGATCGCATCGTCGTCGGAAGTGTATGCGCGCTGCTTCGGTTCGAGCCAATCCTCGCCGATGTGCGCCGGGCGCCGCAGGGGCGCGGTGAAGACGCCCTCGGGTACCCGGGGTATTGCGCTAAAGTCGCTGTCAGGTTCGACGATCGTGGCCATGGTTTCAGTTGAAACGTCTAGCACGTCGCCGATATCCCGGCAATTCGCCGCGGCCCAGTCAGCCGGTGGGTTGCGGCGAGGGGCTCGCGATGGCCCCGGGGATGTCCTTGGGCTCGACGCGCTGCTGCTCGAGCATCTCCGCCGCCTCGTCGAGCGCCTTGGCTTCGCCGACACTCACGCCGCCTGGACCCGGATCGTTATCGCGCGGCCCGCATGCCGCGAGAGCGAGGAGGAGAAGGACGGGGGCAGCGAGGACTTTCATGCTCGATCGCGGCGCGACCCGGGCTGACAGGGCGCCCGCCCCGCCAGCCCGGCATCGTCACTCGCCTAGTTCGTAGCCGAAGTCGCGTCGGCTGCGGCGGCCGCGGCGGCGTCGGCAGCCGACTGCGCGGCTTCGCCCGCGGCGGCGGTCGAATCGTCGACGCCGCTGCTGGCGTCCTCAACCGGGGCGCTCTCTTCCGCGACCGGCGCGGGCGCTTCGCTCATCGCCTCGTCGGCGGGCATCTCGACATTGTCGGCCATCGCGTCCTCGGAGGCGTCGTCGGCGCTGCCGCAGGCGGCGAGGGCAAGAACGGCGGCGGAGGCAAAGGCGGAAATCGCGAACTTTCTCATGATCGTGGGACCTCTCGAATACAGGGGCACGGTGCGCCGTGCCGGGGCGGGCAGGCTTAGCGGACACGGCGGCGGTAGAAAACGTCCAAAATGCGGCCAGTCACCGGTTCCGTCCAAGCTGCGGATCTGGCACAGGATTTCGCATGGCCGACAGCGTCGAAAGTCTTGACCGGGCAAGGGATGCCCTGCGCGCCGTCTTCGGCTTCGAGCACTTTCGCGGGGTCCAGGACGACGTCGTCGGGCGCGTCCTGGCGGGCAAACCGACGCTGGCGATCATGCCTACGGGAGCGGGCAAGTCGCTGACCTACCAGCTGCCGGCAACGATCCTGCCGGGCACCTGCGTGGTGATCTCCCCGCTCATCGCGCTGATGCACGACCAGCTGCGTGCGGCGCGCGCCAACGGCATCGCCGCGGCGACCTTGACCAGCGCCGACGCCGACTGGCGCGAGACGCAGGACGCCTTTCGCGCCGGCAAGCTCGATCTGCTCTACATCGCGCCCGAGCGGGCCAGCCAGCCGGCTTTCCGCGATCTGCTGTCGTCCGCGCCTTTGTGCCTGTTCGCCATCGACGAGGCGCATTGCGTTTCCGAATGGGGCCACGATTTCCGCCCCGACTACCGCCAGCTGCGTCCGCTGCTCGATTCCTTTCCCGAGGTGCCGCGGCTGGCGCTGACCGCGACCGCCGATCACCGCACCAGAGCCGACGTGCTCGAGCAGCTCGGCATCCCGGCCGAGGGGCTGATCGTCGCCGGGTTCGACCGGCCCAACATCCGCTACGCGATTCGCCCGCGGCAGTCGCTGGCGAGCCAGTTGGCGAACCTGATGCGCAGCGAGCCGGGGCCGGGCATCGTCTACGCCCCGACCCGGGCCAAGGTCGAGAAACTTGCCGAGCAACTGGCGGCGGCGACCGGGCGCACGGTGCTGCCGTACCATGCCGGGCTCGACCCGCAGGAGCGCGCCGGCAACCAGGCGGCCTTCGTGGCCAGCGAGGACACGGTGATCGTCGCAACGATCGCTTTCGGCATGGGCATCGACAAGCCCGACGTGCGCTTCGTCGCCCACGCCGGGATCCCCAAGTCGATCGAGGCCTATTACCAGGAGACCGGCCGCGCCGGTCGCGACGGCGATCCGGCGCAGGCGGTGATGTTCTGGGCTGCGGGAGATTTCGCCCAGGCCCGCCAGCGTCTCGGCGAGGTGGACGAGACCCGCCAGCAGGGCGAGCGCGCCCGGCTCGATGCGCTGGCGGCGCTGGTCGAAACCCCCGGGTGTCGCCGCGCGATCCTGCTGCGCCACTTCGGCGAGAACCCGCCCGGAACCTGCGGCAACTGCGACAACTGCCTCGAAGCGCCCGAGGTCATCGACGCCACCGAGATCGCCCGCAAGCTGCTCAGCGCGGTCTACCGCACCGGACAGAGCTTCGGCTTCGGTCACGTCCAGAAAGTGCTCACCGGGGCCGACGACGAGCGGGTCGTGCAGCGCGGGCACGACCGCTTGAGCGTGTTCGGCATCGTCGGCGAGGACGAGGCGCGGCTGCTGCAGCCGGTCAGCCGGGCGCTGCAGGCGCGCGGCAGCCTGGTCGCGACCGAGCACGGCGGGCTCATGCTGGGAGGCGATGCACGCGCGATCCTCAAGGGCGACCGGACGCTCTCGATCGTCCGCCCGCAAAAGCCCGAACGGGGGAGCCGGCGAGCCCGCAATCAGGCCGCCAACCCGGTGGGGGACCCGCTGTTCGAGGCGCTGCGCGAACTGCGCCGCAAGCTCGCCGCCGAGGCGCAGGTGCCGCCCTACGTCATCTTCCACGACGCAACGCTGCGCGAGATGGCGGCGGTGCGCCCGGCAAGCCTAGCCGAACTGGGCGCGGTCTCGGGCGTAGGGGCCAAGAAGCTCGAGGCCTATGGCGATGCCTTTCTCGCGGTGCTGCGCCGACACTAGCGAGCCGACCGGCAGGCCAGCTCTGTCCGTTCAGATTCGGTTGCCATTTCCTGACGATGCAGGTTGACACAAATTACACCCTGTAACCCGGGCAATTTCGGTTCAAGCACTTGAATCACAACGTAAAAAACTGCGCCCGAGCAGGGTGACAGACTCGCGGGGGCGATCGAAAAAGTCTGCGGGAGCGAGGCAACGATGGCAAAGAGCGATCCGAACCGTTGCACAGCAACCTGCCTGTAGGAAAGCCGATTCCGCTTGAACTCCGTCGAAGGTGATATAAATATGATATCATCTTTAAAAGGAGATTCGTCGTGACTAACGAAAGCAGGGGCATGACCAAGAGCCACGAAAGCGCGGCCAGCACCTTCAGCGGCTACATCATGCTGCTCGTTTTGCTGGCAGCCGTCTTGCTGGCCTGGTTCCTGATCCGGAACATGGTGCCGGGCGAGTACGCCGCCAAGGCGGCCAAGCTGGCCTTCGGGGGCACCATCCTGGCCTCGATCGGGGTCGTCGGGCTGGTGCTGGCGGGCTTCTACATGATCCAGCCCAACCAGGCCGCGGTGATCACGCTGTTCGGTTCCTACAAGGGCACCGACCGCACCCAGGGCCTGCGCTGGATCTGGCCGTGGATGGGCAAGAAGAAGGTGTCCGTGCGCGCGCACAACATCCACTCCGAGCGGATCAAGATCAACGACCTGCGCGGCAATCCGATCGATGTCGCCTGCAACGTGGTGTGGCGCGTGGCCGACACCGCGCAGGCGGTGTTCGACGTCGACGACTACCGCGAGTTCGTGAATATCCAGATCGAGGCGGGCCTGCGTACCGTCGGCGCCCGCCATCCCTACGACGACATGAGCGAGGACGACCAGACCACGCTGCGCGGCAGTGCCGACGTGATCAACGCCGAGCTCAGGGCCGAGCTCAACGAGCGGCTTCACGTCGCCGGCCTCGAGGTCGACGAGGCCGGGCTGACCCATCTCGCCTACGCCTCCGAAATCGCCGGCGCCATGCTTCGCCGCCAGCAGGCCGAAGCGGTCATCGCCGCACGCGCCAAGCTGGTCATGGGCGCGGTCTCGATGGTGCAGATGGCGCTCGACAAACTCAGCGAGGAGGACATCGTCCATCTCGACGACGAACGCCGTGCGGCGATGGTTTCCAACCTGATGGTCGTCCTGTGCGGCGAGCGCGACGTGAACCCGGTGGTCAACGCGGGCTCGCTCTACACCTGAGGACGAGGGAGTGCCGCGCGAAAAGAAGGCCTTTGCCCTGCGGCTCGATCCCGCGCTCCACGCGGCGATCGAGCGGCTGGCGGCGCAGGACTTCCGCTCGGTCAACGCCGAACTGGAGGTCCTGCTGCGCGAGGCGCTCGAACGCCGCGGCGTGAAGGTCCCGCGCCCCGATCCGCCGCGGCGCGGCCGCCCGCCCAAGTCAGAGGAGGAATAAACCGATGATCGTCGTTCCTGTCACCGCGCGCAAGGCCGGAGCCCAGGCCAGCACGCCGGCCGAAATCGGCCAGCCGCACCTGGTCTTGGCCATCATTTCCGGCATCCTGCTGCTCGCCGGGCTGGGCCTGCTGGCGGCGGCGCTGTGACGTGCCGACGCCCGACCGCTTAGCGATGCGTTAACCCTCCTGGCTTAACGCGGGCGCATGGAAATTTGCGCCAAGCCCCCGCTCCACCGGCCGTCGTTGCTGCTGTTTGGTGCGGTTGCCGCGCTGGCGGTCGCGGCGATCCCGCTGAGTGCGCTGTTCGCGCAGGCCGGCCCCGCCCCCTTCACGGTCGTCGAAACCGGCCGAGGCTTCGCGCGGTTGCAGGACGCGGTGGACGCGATCGGCAACGGCAAGGGCTCGATCGCCATCGCGCCGGGCGTCGTCCGGCAGTGTGCGGTGCAGACCGGCGGCGAGGTGTCCTATCTCGCGCTCGAACCGGGCAAAACCGTCTTCGACGGCGTTACCTGCGAGGGCAAGGCGGCGCTGGTGCTCCGCGGCCGCTCGGCCCAAGTTTCCGGCCTGGTGTTCCAGAACATGGCCGTGCCCGACTACAACGGCGCCGGCATCCGGCTCGAATCCGGCAATCTTACCGTCGCCCAGAGCTGGTTCCACGACAGCCAGCAGGGCATCCTCACCGGCGCCAATCCGCAAAGCCGCCTGGTCGTCGACCGTTCGACCTTCTCCAGGCTCGGCAACTGCGAGGACTCCTCGGGCTGCGCCCATTCGATCTACGCCGGTGAAATCGCCCAGGTCCGCGTGACCCGCAGCCGCTTCGAGGAAGGCAGCGGCGGGCATTACCTGAAGAGCCGCGCCGCCCGGGTCGAAGTCGCCAGCTCGAGCTTCGACGATGCCCGGGGGCACGGCACCAACTACATGATCGACTTGCCCGACGGGGCCACCGGGCAGATCAGCAACAACTGGTTCGTGCAGGGCAAGGACAAGGAAAACTGGTCCGCCTTCATCGCCGTTGCCGCCGAAGGGCGCGAGCAGACCAGCGCCGGGCTGTTCATCGTCGGCAACGACGCGCGTCTCGCCCCCGGCATCTCGCGCAACACCGCCTTCGTCGCCGACTGGTCGGGCGACAAGCTCAACCTCGGCGAAAACGCGCTCGGCCCGGGCCTCGCCCGCTTCGAAAAGCGCTGAGGGGAACCCCTGCCCGGTGCCGCCGGTTTATCCGGAAAGGAGGCACCAGATGGCAGGCGGTTGGACGCGCGACGGCGCGGTTCAGGACCAGATCGACGACACCG is from Croceibacterium aestuarii and encodes:
- a CDS encoding GlsB/YeaQ/YmgE family stress response membrane protein; translated protein: MGLPFIIVAGLAIGWLAAVIGRIEGFRGIAIQLVAGLAGALAAGLLIAPFLGAGNLLAGTYGIAAVLLTLVGATVVVALLNVLGPNFARGRAGPKA
- the phhA gene encoding phenylalanine 4-monooxygenase; this encodes MATIVEPDSDFSAIPRVPEGVFTAPLRRPAHIGEDWLEPKQRAYTSDDDAIWNELFARQMDILPGRACSSFMAGLQKLHLNRGGVPDFGDLSEDLGKLTGWSVVPVPMLIPDHVFFWHLANRRFPAGNFIRTRETFDYIQEPDVFHDVFGHVPLLTDPVFADYMQEYGKAGWKAMRYNRLKALGALYWYTVEFGLMQEGDELRIYGAGILSGPREAIFALEARSPNRIMLNVDRVMRTDYVISDLQPTYFVIESFEDLYRQTVERDFDRLYRNLHPGFTYANAAVIDVDDVLHRGTQEYHLRGGRGSDADPV
- a CDS encoding undecaprenyl-diphosphate phosphatase — protein: MGLTLTAILLGIVEGLTEFVPVSSTGHLILATELFGYDADEWTMFNVVIQLGAILAVVYQYWPTFWSAGMGVLRLKRPGLMFARNILLAFLPSAVLGLALKNYIDVMLGSPMLVGWTLLLGGIAILGIEKLVDPQGEHGVADMPLRQVVGIGFAQCLALIPGVSRSGATIMGALALGVNRKTAAEFSFFLAVPTMVGATALELFEKGDRLTNGSMPVGWGEIAIGFAVSFVVALVVIRAFVAYVSRNGFAPFAWYRIAVGLAAIAWLGLR
- a CDS encoding right-handed parallel beta-helix repeat-containing protein, which gives rise to MEICAKPPLHRPSLLLFGAVAALAVAAIPLSALFAQAGPAPFTVVETGRGFARLQDAVDAIGNGKGSIAIAPGVVRQCAVQTGGEVSYLALEPGKTVFDGVTCEGKAALVLRGRSAQVSGLVFQNMAVPDYNGAGIRLESGNLTVAQSWFHDSQQGILTGANPQSRLVVDRSTFSRLGNCEDSSGCAHSIYAGEIAQVRVTRSRFEEGSGGHYLKSRAARVEVASSSFDDARGHGTNYMIDLPDGATGQISNNWFVQGKDKENWSAFIAVAAEGREQTSAGLFIVGNDARLAPGISRNTAFVADWSGDKLNLGENALGPGLARFEKR
- a CDS encoding SPFH domain-containing protein — encoded protein: MTNESRGMTKSHESAASTFSGYIMLLVLLAAVLLAWFLIRNMVPGEYAAKAAKLAFGGTILASIGVVGLVLAGFYMIQPNQAAVITLFGSYKGTDRTQGLRWIWPWMGKKKVSVRAHNIHSERIKINDLRGNPIDVACNVVWRVADTAQAVFDVDDYREFVNIQIEAGLRTVGARHPYDDMSEDDQTTLRGSADVINAELRAELNERLHVAGLEVDEAGLTHLAYASEIAGAMLRRQQAEAVIAARAKLVMGAVSMVQMALDKLSEEDIVHLDDERRAAMVSNLMVVLCGERDVNPVVNAGSLYT
- the recQ gene encoding DNA helicase RecQ encodes the protein MADSVESLDRARDALRAVFGFEHFRGVQDDVVGRVLAGKPTLAIMPTGAGKSLTYQLPATILPGTCVVISPLIALMHDQLRAARANGIAAATLTSADADWRETQDAFRAGKLDLLYIAPERASQPAFRDLLSSAPLCLFAIDEAHCVSEWGHDFRPDYRQLRPLLDSFPEVPRLALTATADHRTRADVLEQLGIPAEGLIVAGFDRPNIRYAIRPRQSLASQLANLMRSEPGPGIVYAPTRAKVEKLAEQLAAATGRTVLPYHAGLDPQERAGNQAAFVASEDTVIVATIAFGMGIDKPDVRFVAHAGIPKSIEAYYQETGRAGRDGDPAQAVMFWAAGDFAQARQRLGEVDETRQQGERARLDALAALVETPGCRRAILLRHFGENPPGTCGNCDNCLEAPEVIDATEIARKLLSAVYRTGQSFGFGHVQKVLTGADDERVVQRGHDRLSVFGIVGEDEARLLQPVSRALQARGSLVATEHGGLMLGGDARAILKGDRTLSIVRPQKPERGSRRARNQAANPVGDPLFEALRELRRKLAAEAQVPPYVIFHDATLREMAAVRPASLAELGAVSGVGAKKLEAYGDAFLAVLRRH
- a CDS encoding M13 family metallopeptidase, which translates into the protein MIRTIFKLTVSAAALALAVPSAAQDQAERTPPPQMSFGTWGVDPSALDPSVDPGDDFFAYVNAKWLKNNPIPAEYSRYGAFTMLSEKSTADVEKLVADLAKSDPAPGTAERRIVDAYNAYLKTDAIDAAGMAPAMPYLEKIYQAPDLAALVELFPQAGFPSVVSPGVTVDPKDPNSYIVSVGFDGMGLPDRDYYLVDNERNRKIQAAYKDYLAFLLGKAGYQDPAAAAESVYAFEHQVAELEWARASLRDDNVTYNKLTKADLAALAPQFPTERLLASAQFGDQPQFLVPQIPPTPEEVEEFGLTPEFLAGIGGGTPAMMKLLTKTPLPTLKAFMAARFLSNNAPVLPTEIDDANFAFYGKLLSGQPEKRPRWKRAIAATEGELGEQLGQLYVAKYFPPESKQAMDELVANLRKALATSLESNDWMSEATKKEAIAKLDAFTPKVGYPDEFETYEGLAIRPDDALGNRIRAIAWNIQDNRSKLGKPVDKTEWGMLPQTVNAYYNPVFNEIVFPAAILQQPFFGPNADPAVNYGGIGAVIGHEMGHGFDDQGSKSDATGTLRNWWQPSDLAKFTQLGDKLANQYGKYCPYDDGKTCVNGRLTLGENIGDIGGLSLAYRAYKMSLGGKEAPVIDGLTGDQRFFISWAQVWRSMQREALGRQRLLTDPHSPEEFRTNGAVRNQDAWYKAFNVTPSDDLYLPPEERVHIW
- a CDS encoding toxin-antitoxin system HicB family antitoxin; the protein is MPREKKAFALRLDPALHAAIERLAAQDFRSVNAELEVLLREALERRGVKVPRPDPPRRGRPPKSEEE